One segment of Thermococcus profundus DNA contains the following:
- a CDS encoding S8 family serine peptidase — protein MKKAYGALIAVFVVAILAGTVAAVPVPHPVSAYGPKDYGLLSPSLFKKVQHLDSNQEVAVIIMFHDQGAKNRALHFLKARGFKIKYNYHVIPALAVKMPASELMEISGFGNAGISGIQFVQEDYKVQINVDTEGLDESAAQVMATNMWNLGYDGSGITIGIIDTGIDASHPDLQGKVIGWVDFVNGKSTPYDDNGHGTHVASIAAGTGKASNGKYKGMAPGAKLVGIKVLSGEGSGSISDIINGVDWAVQNKDKYGIKVINLSLGSSQSSDGTDSLSQAVNNAWDAGIVVCVAAGNSGPDKYTVGSPAAASKVITVGAVDKNDVITDFSSRGPTADGRLKPEVVAPGNWIIAARASGTKLTDVTIGDYYVAAPGTSMATPHVAGISALILQAHPDWTPDQVKKALIETADIVKPDEIADIAYGAGRVNAYKAAHYDSYSKLTFTGYVADKGTESHQFTISGASFVTATLYWDNAKSDIDLYLYDPNGNQVDYSYTSYYGFEKVGYYNPTDGTWTIKVVSYSGSANYQVDVVSDGSLGQPGSGDNGGNNGGDNGGDNGGSQPSVDEKTFTGTVSYHDYNVHQMTVNSGATKITGDLTGSSYDDLDLYLYDNNQNLVDRSENYGSSEHVEYSNPAPGTWYFVVYAYDTYYWSANYQLDAKVYYG, from the coding sequence ATGAAGAAGGCGTATGGGGCCTTAATTGCAGTGTTTGTAGTGGCCATATTGGCTGGGACAGTGGCCGCAGTCCCTGTTCCCCATCCAGTTTCCGCCTACGGGCCCAAGGACTATGGACTGCTTAGTCCGAGCCTCTTCAAGAAGGTGCAGCATCTTGACTCGAACCAGGAGGTTGCGGTTATCATAATGTTCCACGACCAGGGGGCAAAGAATCGCGCTTTGCACTTCCTAAAAGCCAGGGGATTCAAAATCAAGTACAACTACCATGTGATCCCTGCACTTGCCGTTAAAATGCCCGCCAGCGAGCTTATGGAGATCTCTGGCTTTGGTAACGCTGGCATCTCGGGGATACAGTTTGTCCAGGAGGACTACAAAGTTCAGATAAACGTTGACACCGAGGGCCTCGACGAGTCCGCAGCCCAGGTCATGGCAACCAACATGTGGAACCTCGGTTACGACGGCTCAGGAATAACAATCGGCATCATCGACACCGGTATCGACGCCTCCCACCCGGATCTCCAGGGAAAGGTTATCGGATGGGTGGACTTCGTCAACGGAAAGAGCACTCCCTACGATGACAACGGCCACGGAACCCACGTCGCCAGCATAGCGGCCGGAACCGGAAAGGCCAGCAACGGCAAGTACAAGGGTATGGCCCCAGGTGCCAAGCTCGTTGGTATAAAGGTTCTCAGCGGAGAGGGAAGCGGTAGCATCTCAGACATCATCAACGGTGTTGACTGGGCGGTTCAGAACAAGGACAAGTACGGAATAAAGGTCATCAACCTCTCCCTCGGCTCAAGCCAGAGTTCCGATGGTACTGACTCCCTCAGCCAGGCCGTCAACAACGCCTGGGATGCTGGAATAGTCGTCTGCGTAGCCGCTGGAAACAGCGGTCCCGACAAGTACACAGTCGGCTCACCGGCAGCTGCTAGTAAGGTCATAACCGTCGGTGCCGTCGACAAGAACGACGTTATAACCGACTTCTCCAGCAGGGGACCGACCGCCGACGGAAGGCTTAAGCCAGAGGTTGTCGCTCCCGGCAACTGGATTATAGCCGCTCGCGCCAGCGGAACCAAGCTCACAGACGTCACTATCGGAGACTACTACGTTGCCGCCCCGGGAACCTCGATGGCCACCCCGCACGTCGCTGGAATCTCAGCCCTCATCCTCCAGGCCCACCCGGACTGGACACCAGACCAGGTTAAGAAGGCCCTCATCGAAACCGCCGACATAGTCAAGCCCGACGAGATAGCGGACATCGCCTACGGTGCCGGTAGGGTTAACGCATACAAGGCTGCCCACTACGACAGCTACTCCAAGCTCACCTTCACCGGCTACGTTGCCGACAAGGGAACCGAGAGCCACCAGTTCACGATAAGCGGAGCTTCCTTCGTCACCGCCACCCTCTACTGGGACAACGCCAAGAGTGACATTGACCTCTACCTCTACGACCCGAACGGCAACCAGGTTGACTACTCCTACACCTCCTACTACGGCTTCGAAAAGGTTGGCTACTACAACCCGACTGACGGCACTTGGACGATAAAGGTCGTCAGCTACAGCGGAAGCGCCAACTACCAGGTTGACGTGGTAAGCGACGGAAGCCTTGGCCAGCCCGGAAGCGGCGACAACGGTGGAAACAATGGTGGAGACAACGGCGGTGACAACGGAGGAAGCCAGCCGAGCGTTGACGAGAAGACCTTCACCGGAACCGTCAGCTACCACGACTACAACGTCCACCAGATGACCGTCAACAGCGGCGCCACCAAGATAACCGGCGACCTCACCGGAAGCAGCTACGACGACCTTGACCTCTACCTCTACGACAACAACCAGAACCTCGTTGACAGGTCGGAGAACTACGGCTCGAGCGAGCACGTCGAGTACAGCAATCCAGCTCCTGGAACCTGGTACTTCGTGGTCTACGCCTACGACACCTACTACTGGAGCGCCAACTACCAGCTCGACGCCAAGGTTTACTACGGGTGA
- a CDS encoding RNA 2'-phosphotransferase gives MGSKRTRVSKLMAYILRHSPEEFGLKPDVEGFVSLHGLVTALKTVYPYVTEEFVREIVENDPKGRYEIRGARIRARYGHSYPVSLDHEEDTESRILYHGTPRRNLQSILREGLKPMKRQYVHLSTDRIEALETGMRHGRDVVLLMIDADCLRKKGLKIYKAGKNVRIVENVPQECIILWN, from the coding sequence ATGGGATCAAAGAGGACGAGGGTAAGCAAGCTGATGGCCTATATCCTGAGGCACTCGCCGGAGGAGTTTGGACTCAAACCGGACGTGGAAGGGTTCGTTTCTCTCCACGGACTTGTCACTGCACTGAAAACTGTTTATCCATATGTCACCGAAGAATTCGTCAGGGAAATCGTTGAGAACGATCCAAAGGGTCGCTACGAAATTAGAGGGGCGAGAATTAGGGCCCGCTACGGCCACAGCTATCCCGTCAGCTTGGATCACGAAGAGGATACTGAAAGCCGCATTCTGTATCACGGAACGCCAAGGAGAAACCTGCAGTCGATTCTAAGGGAAGGTCTGAAGCCAATGAAACGCCAGTACGTTCACTTGAGTACCGACCGGATTGAAGCGTTGGAAACGGGAATGAGACACGGAAGGGATGTCGTTCTCCTCATGATAGACGCCGATTGTCTGAGAAAGAAGGGGCTCAAGATATACAAAGCCGGGAAGAATGTGAGGATAGTGGAAAATGTGCCACAGGAGTGCATAATACTCTGGAATTGA